In the genome of Ananas comosus cultivar F153 linkage group 11, ASM154086v1, whole genome shotgun sequence, one region contains:
- the LOC109717084 gene encoding UPF0481 protein At3g47200-like — MIESESSSSDSADLEEPASSMTRELNNYQLLRVTHEKGTKLCLISKVPQHIYEFNSNAFKPIVMAIGPYHHGTRELLTMEKVKWNCLSYVLGLNRERDLENYVTAVEELALQVRNCYSGEITIENNKFVQMLLLDGCFILVALCATDGIAASLPEVYDGNADCQEITAEYGIGRDGEPRSMKNKIVMSDSTTEKSMLEVEPSRVDSQYRIRNCGIDIEYGQNYSSDQMGLWYTNFLAHDLLLLENQIPFILVKRIYELVLGNNVVIPSLTDKIAGFIEDILIHYPKSILESDRPKDFNHLLHLCHMYFKPCRGTEGDSHQHQAKPRFFHRFLHLDHKYFEVDCLPAGQLRRWRRAVHYHEAGVVFTRKELDKEHPHSLLDIRFSNGVVEIPCLLIDENTDSLFRNLIAFEQTCPQFGNNFTAYIFFMSQLISMPADATLLVQRGIVVHQLHRDEDVSTLFTKLNKDVVFDFNGDYYLKLMSSALEAHYQSRLNRWVAWLRNNHCSNPWLGLGVLAATVVLFCTLVQTLIAVLSYINPP; from the coding sequence ATGATTGAAAGTGAAAGCAGTAGTTCTGATTCTGCGGACCTGGAGGAACCTGCCAGTTCCATGACTAGGGAATTAAACAATTACCAGTTGCTACGAGTTACCCATGAGAAAGGAACAAAATTATGCTTGATCAGTAAAGTCCCACAACACATCTATGAGTTCAATTCAAATGCTTTCAAGCCAATCGTAATGGCCATCGGTCCTTACCACCACGGGACTCGAGAACTTCTAACTATGGAGAAGGTTAAGTGGAACTGTCTGAGTTATGTCCTCGGATTGAATCGTGAAAGAGATTTAGAGAACTACGTTACGGCAGTTGAGGAACTCGCGTTACAAGTAAGAAACTGTTACTCTGGGGAAATTACCATAGAAAATAACAAGTTTGTACAAATGCTCTTGCTCGACGGATGCTTCATACTCGTGGCTCTTTGTGCGACTGACGGAATTGCAGCATCCTTACCAGAAGTATATGATGGGAATGCTGATTGTCAGGAAATAACAGCCGAATATGGAATAGGACGAGACGGTGAGCCGAGGAGCATGAAGAACAAGATTGTAATGAGTGACTCCACCACGGAGAAATCAATGCTTGAGGTGGAACCAAGCCGGGTGGATAGTCAATACAGAATCAGGAACTGTGGAATTGACATTGAGTATGGCCAAAATTATAGTTCTGATCAGATGGGACTCTGGTACACAAATTTTCTCGCACACGACCTGCTCCTGCTTGAGAACCAAATACCTTTTATTCTTGTAAAGAGAATTTATGAGCTAGTTTTAGGTAACAACGTGGTGATTCCCTCACTTACGGATAAAATTGCCGGATTCATAGAAGACATTCTTATTCACTACCCAAAATCCATTCTAGAATCAGACAGGCCGAAAGATTTTAACCATCTGCTCCACTTGTGCCATATGTATTTCAAGCCTTGTCGGGGGACGGAGGGCGACAGTCATCAACATCAGGCAAAGCCTCGATTCTTTCACCGTTTTCTTCATTTAGATCACAAATATTTTGAAGTCGATTGCTTACCAGCTGGTCAGCTAAGACGTTGGCGACGGGCAGTGCATTACCATGAAGCAGGAGTTGTATTTACGAGAAAAGAGCTCGACAAAGAGCATCCCCATTCGCTTTTGGATATAAGATTCAGTAATGGTGTGGTGGAAATTCCGTGTTTGCTTATTGATGAGAACACTGATTCTCTTTTCAGGAATCTAATCGCATTTGAGCAAACATGTCCTCAATTTGGGAACAACTTcactgcatatatttttttcatgtcTCAGCTCATCAGCATGCCAGCTGATGCCACTCTACTTGTTCAGAGAGGAATAGTTGTGCACCAATTGCATAGGGACGAAGATGTGTCGACTCTTTTCACAAAGCTCAATAAAGATGTTGTGTTCGATTTCAATGGTGACTATTACCTAAAGTTGATGTCTAGCGCGTTGGAAGCGCACTACCAAAGTCGTCTGAATCGGTGGGTGGCGTGGTTGCGGAACAACCACTGCAGCAATCCATGGTTGGGCTTAGGAGTTCTTGCGGCGACTGTCGTGCTTTTCTGCACTCTAGTGCAGACGCTGATTGCCGTCTTGTCCTACATAAACCCGCCATGA